One Lactobacillus sp. CBA3606 DNA segment encodes these proteins:
- the rpsR gene encoding 30S ribosomal protein S18 codes for MAQQRRGGRRRRKVDFIAANHIEYIDYKDTDLLRRFVSERGKILPRRVSGTSAKNQRSLTIAIKRARIMGLLPFVSEE; via the coding sequence AGAGGTGGCCGTCGTCGTCGTAAAGTCGACTTCATCGCCGCTAACCACATCGAATACATCGATTATAAAGATACTGACTTATTACGTCGTTTCGTTTCAGAACGAGGCAAGATTTTACCTCGTCGGGTAAGTGGGACTAGTGCAAAGAACCAACGTTCTTTGACTATTGCTATCAAACGGGCTCGGATTATGGGCTTATTACCATTCGTTTCTGAAGAATAA
- a CDS encoding WxL domain-containing protein, translating to MKKIIGSLLLSGALLVSVALPTVANAAENRDGSTNVTATFTAGNTDVTPVDPTDPDTPSTGGDGNNGSNTGNEGGSGLSLIYVTNKLDFGSHAIDVLNSNTYAANYTNADDTKTNADTSALWGNKAVIEVSDTRGTNNGWSLQVSGSALKSTSGDTIEGGTLALPTGDVTNSGTATNDAKSVAVTNALGTATNVLTAAKDGGAGVTVDQLDPTNIKLTVPANTAKAEAYSTTVNWSLTDTPAS from the coding sequence ATGAAAAAAATTATCGGAAGTTTACTATTATCTGGGGCACTTTTAGTATCAGTCGCATTACCAACGGTCGCAAATGCCGCTGAAAACCGTGATGGTTCAACAAACGTTACCGCAACATTTACGGCTGGGAATACTGATGTAACACCAGTTGATCCAACTGATCCTGATACACCAAGTACTGGCGGTGATGGTAATAACGGGTCTAACACTGGTAATGAGGGTGGTAGCGGCTTATCACTTATCTATGTCACAAATAAATTAGACTTCGGCTCACATGCCATCGATGTTTTGAATTCAAATACTTACGCTGCTAACTACACAAATGCTGACGATACAAAGACCAATGCGGATACAAGTGCTTTATGGGGTAACAAAGCTGTCATTGAAGTTTCAGATACCCGTGGGACTAACAACGGCTGGTCATTACAAGTTTCTGGTTCAGCCCTAAAATCAACGAGTGGTGATACCATTGAAGGTGGCACCTTAGCTTTACCAACCGGGGATGTTACGAACTCTGGGACTGCAACCAATGATGCTAAATCAGTTGCAGTTACGAATGCCTTAGGGACGGCCACGAATGTCTTAACTGCCGCTAAAGATGGTGGTGCTGGGGTTACTGTTGATCAATTAGACCCAACAAACATCAAATTAACCGTACCAGCTAACACGGCTAAAGCCGAAGCTTACTCAACGACTGTTAACTGGTCATTAACTGACACACCAGCTAGCTAA
- a CDS encoding DUF916 and DUF3324 domain-containing protein: MNKFMKRWLLMLVTVGAVWGGVASQNAQAANSSSSSSSASNNIGYSVAAEIPKNQINKKNSFFDLKMTMRQTQTLKAVLYNSSNKELKIATAIHTAYTNSNGLIEYINTTKTYDQSLEYKMSNITKLNTKTVTVPANGSKVVTAQVTMPSGNFNGVILGGWYFKRIDDKVTGSVKGSMNIKNEYSYVIGMKYTVGKAVTPNMKLTKVKAGLENYHKGIFPYLQNPTAVIIPNLTIKSTITDKQTGKTVKTAKKTGVQMAPNSTFRYPLLLGKTELQAGKYHIKMVVKNTDYTWTFNQDFTISQKDAKTYNKKAVDNSGINIWWLIGLGALAMLIIILIIGLIIYFIIKKRRQKDSDD, translated from the coding sequence ATGAATAAATTTATGAAACGTTGGTTATTAATGTTAGTAACGGTGGGGGCCGTTTGGGGCGGTGTCGCTAGTCAAAATGCGCAAGCCGCTAATAGCAGTAGTAGTAGCTCATCGGCTAGTAATAATATTGGCTATAGTGTGGCAGCTGAAATCCCTAAAAATCAAATCAATAAAAAGAATTCGTTCTTTGACTTGAAAATGACGATGAGACAAACACAGACATTAAAAGCCGTCTTGTACAATTCGTCAAATAAAGAATTGAAGATTGCAACGGCCATTCACACGGCCTATACCAATAGCAATGGCCTAATCGAATATATCAATACGACGAAGACTTATGACCAGTCATTAGAGTACAAGATGAGTAACATTACGAAACTAAACACCAAAACGGTAACGGTTCCAGCCAATGGGTCAAAAGTTGTGACGGCGCAAGTCACGATGCCTAGCGGGAACTTTAATGGTGTGATTCTAGGTGGTTGGTATTTCAAACGGATTGACGATAAGGTAACCGGTTCGGTCAAAGGGTCTATGAATATTAAGAACGAATATTCATATGTCATCGGGATGAAGTATACCGTGGGTAAGGCAGTGACGCCGAATATGAAGTTAACTAAGGTCAAAGCCGGACTAGAAAATTATCATAAAGGGATCTTTCCTTATTTACAAAATCCAACCGCAGTCATTATTCCAAACTTAACGATTAAGTCGACGATTACCGACAAGCAGACCGGTAAAACGGTCAAAACGGCGAAGAAGACGGGTGTCCAAATGGCGCCTAACTCAACGTTCCGTTACCCCTTACTTTTAGGTAAGACGGAATTACAAGCTGGTAAGTATCATATTAAGATGGTGGTTAAGAATACTGATTACACGTGGACTTTCAATCAAGATTTTACAATTTCTCAAAAAGACGCTAAAACGTACAACAAAAAAGCGGTCGATAATTCGGGTATTAACATCTGGTGGTTAATTGGATTAGGTGCCTTAGCAATGTTAATTATTATTTTAATTATCGGTTTAATCATTTACTTCATCATTAAAAAACGGCGTCAAAAGGATTCAGACGACTAA